In one window of Methanolobus mangrovi DNA:
- a CDS encoding metal-dependent hydrolase, giving the protein MPFTPFHLGPAFLLGEIFEKRANLFSLLLGSIIVDVRATYCLFTGCRPLHGPFHTFLSAAVVAFLLAWLLFSQRLWLQKLTYKFEIEQTYSFLSMIIGSLIGTWSHVLLDSFLYTDIRPLWPLTPNPLLGLTVSGTVYLLCLLSFLPATGIYCYRYWKRH; this is encoded by the coding sequence ATGCCTTTCACACCGTTTCATCTGGGACCGGCCTTTTTGCTCGGAGAGATCTTCGAGAAAAGGGCCAACCTTTTTTCTCTTCTTCTGGGAAGTATAATTGTTGATGTGAGAGCTACTTATTGTCTTTTTACTGGCTGCCGACCCCTGCACGGACCATTTCATACTTTCCTGAGTGCAGCAGTGGTCGCTTTTCTGCTTGCATGGCTGCTATTTTCACAAAGACTATGGTTGCAAAAGCTCACTTATAAATTTGAAATTGAACAGACCTATTCCTTCCTTTCAATGATAATAGGATCACTTATAGGAACATGGAGCCATGTACTCCTTGATTCATTCCTTTATACCGACATAAGACCACTGTGGCCTCTGACACCCAATCCACTTCTAGGGCTGACGGTATCCGGAACAGTATATCTGCTATGCCTGCTCTCCTTCCTTCCTGCAACAGGAATTTACTGCTACAGGTACTGGAAAAGACACTGA